A stretch of DNA from Candidatus Pseudomonas phytovorans:
TTCGTCGTAACGGAAAGTCTTCAGCTCACGCTTGGGTGGGGTCACCAGCCCGGCCCACACGGTTTCGATCGAGGCGACGATCATCGCACCCACCAGCACCACGGCCATCGGCCCACGCTCGGTGTCGAACAGGCAGACCACGCGCTCGTTGCGGGCGAACAGCTCGGGAACGTTCTCTGCGGTGGTCTGGTTGACCGAGAACAGGCGGCCCGGCACATAGACCATTTCGCGCAGGGTGCCGGCCAGCGGCATGTGCACGCGGTGGTAGTCCTTGGGCGACAGGTAGATGGTTGCAAACTCGCCGCCCATGAATGGCGCTGCCATGGCCGGGTCACCGCCCAGCAGCTCTTGCGCACTGAAACCGTGGCCTTTGGCCTGGAAGATGCGACCGTGCTCGATCGGGCCGAGCTGGCTGACGGCGCCGTCGGCCGGGCACAGGATGGCGCCCGGGGTTTCGTCCAGCGGGCGGGCACCGGGCTTCAGGGCGCGGGTGAAGAACGCATTGAAGTGCTCGTAGGCGCTCAAGTCCTCGACCAGTGCTTCGCTCATGTTGACCTGGTAGCGCTTGGCGAACCAGGCGGTGAAGGCGTTCTTGAACCAGCGGGCGCGGCACTCGGCGATGCAGCCGGCCAGCCGCGACAGCAGGTGGTGCGGCAGCAGGTACTGGCTGATGATGAACAAACGGGATTTCATGCAGGTTCCTTAAACTTCTACAGGCGTGTCCGGGTGGTTGCCCCATTCGCTCCACGAGCCGGCATAGGCCTTGACGCGTGGGTAGCCGAGGGCCTTGGCCACCAGATAAGTGAAGCCGGAGCGGCGGTGGGTCTGGCAGTGGGTGATCACTTCCTTGTCGGGCGTGATGCCCAGGTTGTGCAGGACTTCGGCGATGTCCTGGCGAATGCGCAGGTGGTCGTTGAGGTCCATGCCAGCGGTCCACTCGAAGTTGATCGCACCGGGAATGTGGCCGCCCTTGGCTGCCAGCACTTTCTCGCCGCTGAACTCCTGCGGGCCGCGCGCATCCCAGATGACCAGGTCCTCGCTGTCCAGGCGGCTTTGCAGGTACTCGCGGGTGGCCGTGGGTTCACTGTCGATGTGCAGGTGCACTGCGGCGTTGCCGCTGGCAGGCACTTCGGTGGAAAGCTTGTCCGCCGGCCAGGCCTGGATGCCGCCATTGAGGTAGTGATAGCGCTTGTGGCCGATCACGTCGAGCAGCCAGATGAAGCGCCCGGCCCAGCCACCGCCTTCATCGTCATACACCACATACACGGCATCGTCGCGGTGGCCGAGTTCGCTGAACAGCTTTTCCAGCTCGCCCAGGGCCGGCAGCAGGCCCGGCGCAGGTGGCTGGCCAAGCTGGGTGCGCTTGCCTTCGACAAAGCGCGCGCCGGGGATATGCCCGCTGACATAGCGGTTGGCGTTGCTCAGGTCGACCAGGATCAGCTGTGGCGAACCCAGCCGCGGCAACAGGTCCGCGGCTTCGATCACCAGGGGCAGGCCGGAAAAGTCAGTCATCCACGGTCTCCAGTGTGGAAAGAGGGGTGATTGTAGCTCAAGGCTCAGCCCTTGCGGTTGACAAACACTGACAGCGCCCGCTCGGTGCATTGCGCGGTTTTGCCAAAGGCCTGCACGCTGATATCGGCCAAAGGCCGGCAACCCTGGTCGGCCACCATCAGCATCAGCACCTGATCGTTTACTGCAAGCGAGCGCAGCAGCACGTGCTCGCTGCGAAACAGCGCACGCAGCGGGGGTGGCAGCAGGGCCGAGAACTGGGTGTGGTTTTCCGGGGTGATACGCAGTTGCCCGGCCTGGGCCATCAGCTTTTGCAGCAATTTGTTTTGTGATACCTGCAGGGCCAAGGCCCCGGCCTCTTTGGGCAAGCCGGCGATCTGCTGCACGCGCAGGTAGTCGCTGGCCTTGTCCAGGCTCAGCAGCATGATGCGTTGCATGCCGCAGGCCAGCAGTGCTTCGCCGGCCTGGGTGGCCAGGTGCACGGTGTTGGTGAACGGGCTGGGCTGGGCCAACAGGTCCTGGCACAGCTTGCGCCAGCGCGCCAGGTCGTCGCTGCTGGGCGGTGGCGGGGCCAGCATGTCCGGGTGCGGGCGGCGCTGGTGCCAGGGCCAGATAAGTGCTTCAGCCGGGTGGAACAGGGCATGCCTGGCGTGGCGGCGGGCGCTGGCGGCCGCCTGCTGGTGTACTTGCTGCTGTACGTCTTCCAGCGAGGTCTGCAGGTACAACGCAGTCAGCAGCTGCCAGCGCAGCAGGTGCGGGTTGTCCCAGCCTACCTGCGCGGCCAGCGCAAGGTTGTTGGCCAGCAGCACAGTGTTGGCCGGCTGGTTGAACCAGCGGCGCAGGCCGGGCTCGGCGTCCAGGCGGTGTTGCTGGCTGAGCAGGTCTTCGTCGCGGGCGATACTGAGCACCAGGGCCAGTTGTTCGCGCTCTTCCAGCAGCAGGCGGTAACCCTGGGTCACCCACTGCGGCAGGCGCCAGTACTCTGCCATGGTCTGGCACAGCGCCATGATGCGCACGCCAAACAGCTCTTCCTCTACCTGGGCGGCGTCCTCGCCCTTGTGGATAACCCGAAGCTCCCAGGTGTCCAGCAGCTTGGGGTAAGCCAGCGCCAGCGGCCACAGCGGTGACAGGAAAAGCAGGCTTCCCCAGTGAATTTCCTGCCACAGCCGTGCCAGGCGGCTGGCGAACAGGCCGCTGGCCTGTTGCGAAGCGTGCTGGCTGATCAGTTGAAACTGGCTGAGCACCGGCGGGATTTCTTCGACGGGCAGCGAGGGCAGGCGCTTGAGCAGTTGCTCGCTGCGCTCCAGGCCCAGGCGGTTGAGGGCGACTTCCAGGCTTTCGGCGGGCTCTGCCTGGCTGGCGTTGGTGGGGTGATTCGCTTCGCGCATCACCGAAAGCACCAGTGCCGGGCTATCCTGCATCAGTTCGGCGATATCGCGCAGCGAGCGGCGGTTATCGTGGATGGCAGCCATGACCCGGTCGTAGCTGTGCTTCGGCACGGGTATGCGAACACTCTCGAGCAGCTTTACCCAGGCCTCTAGCGTACGTGGGGCCTGAGCGGGCACCTTGGTTTCAATTGGCATTTTGACATCAGTCCGAACTGGCTTTTCGCATTGAGTGGCTATAGTCTGGCGCAGTTCTGCCGATAAGTAGAAGAAGAGTTTTAAAGCTCCCGTCTCTCACCCCGACCACGACAGCAAGTGCTTTGAACCTATGGCTAAAATTATCGGCATCATTGTCGTATTCGCGAGCGTGCTCGGCGGGTACGTGCTCTCCCACGGCAAGATCGCTGCACTGATCCAGCCGTTTGAAGTACTGATCATTGGCGGCGCAGCCTTCGGTGCATTCCTGCAGGCCAACCCCGGCTACATGACCATGCACGTCATCAAGAAGTCGATGAAGATGTTCGGCTCGCGCTTCACCCATGCCTACTACCTGGAGGTATTGGGCCTGGTGTACGAGATCCTCAACAAGAGCCGTCGCGAAGGCATGATGGCCATTGAGGCCGACATCGAGGACGCATCTGCCAGCCCGATCTTCGCCAAGTACCCGACAGTGCTGGCCGACGAGCGCATGACCGCGTTCGTCTGCGACTACCTGCGCATCATGTCTACCGGCAACATGGCCCCGCACGAGCTTGAGGGCCTGTTCGACATGGAACTGCTGAGCATGAAGGAAGAGCTCGAGCACCCCTCCCATGCGGTGACAGGCATTGCCGATGGCATGCCTGGTTTCGGTATCGTTGCGGCGGTACTGGGTATCGTGGTGACCATGGCTTCGCTGGGCGAGGGTGATCAGGCTGCCATCGGCATGCACGTGGGTGCGGCGCTGGTCGGTACCTTCTTCGGTATTCTGGCTGCCTACGGCTTCTTCGGCCCGCTGGCCAAGTGCCTGGAGCACGATGCCAAGGAAGAGCTGAACCTCTACGAATCGATCAAGGCTTCGCTGGTTGCCTCGGCCTCGGGCATGCCACCTTCGCTGGCCGTCGAGTTCGGGCGCAAGGTGCTTTACCCCAAGCATCGCCCTAGCTTTGCCGAGCTGGAACAAGCAGTACGCGGTCGCTGATTCATGGAAAACAATCAGCCCATCATCATCAAGCGCGTCAAGCGCTATGGCGGCGGCCACCATGGCGGCGCCTGGAAAATCGCCTTCGCCGACTTCGCCACGGCGATGATGGCCTTCTTCCTGGTGCTGTGGCTGATGTCCACCGCCACGCCGGAGCAGAAGATCGCCATTGCTGGCTACTTCAACGACCCGATCGGTTTTTCTGAAAGCGGCACGCCATACGTCATCGACCTGGGCGGCACGCCTGAGATGGCGCCGGACAAGACCATCAATCCGGAAGTGAAGACCGAGCCGATGCAGGAGAACCCGGTCCAGCTGAACAAGGACCAGGTCGAAACCATGGCCGAGCAGGTCGAGCGCGAGCGCCTGGAACTGCTGCTGCAGGAACTGCAGAACAAGGTCGAAGAGAACCCGCAACTGCAGAAGTTCAAAGACCAGATTCTGTTTGAAATTACCCAGGACGGCCTGCGCATCCAGATCATGGATGCCGAGAACCGGCCGATGTTCGACATCGG
This window harbors:
- the asd gene encoding archaetidylserine decarboxylase (Phosphatidylserine decarboxylase is synthesized as a single chain precursor. Generation of the pyruvoyl active site from a Ser is coupled to cleavage of a Gly-Ser bond between the larger (beta) and smaller (alpha chains). It is an integral membrane protein.), which produces MKSRLFIISQYLLPHHLLSRLAGCIAECRARWFKNAFTAWFAKRYQVNMSEALVEDLSAYEHFNAFFTRALKPGARPLDETPGAILCPADGAVSQLGPIEHGRIFQAKGHGFSAQELLGGDPAMAAPFMGGEFATIYLSPKDYHRVHMPLAGTLREMVYVPGRLFSVNQTTAENVPELFARNERVVCLFDTERGPMAVVLVGAMIVASIETVWAGLVTPPKRELKTFRYDEASRAPIHLEKGAELGRFKLGSTAIVLFGPEQVKWAENLGAGSAVRMGQLLAAPAQA
- a CDS encoding rhodanese-like domain-containing protein, which encodes MTDFSGLPLVIEAADLLPRLGSPQLILVDLSNANRYVSGHIPGARFVEGKRTQLGQPPAPGLLPALGELEKLFSELGHRDDAVYVVYDDEGGGWAGRFIWLLDVIGHKRYHYLNGGIQAWPADKLSTEVPASGNAAVHLHIDSEPTATREYLQSRLDSEDLVIWDARGPQEFSGEKVLAAKGGHIPGAINFEWTAGMDLNDHLRIRQDIAEVLHNLGITPDKEVITHCQTHRRSGFTYLVAKALGYPRVKAYAGSWSEWGNHPDTPVEV
- a CDS encoding HDOD domain-containing protein yields the protein MPIETKVPAQAPRTLEAWVKLLESVRIPVPKHSYDRVMAAIHDNRRSLRDIAELMQDSPALVLSVMREANHPTNASQAEPAESLEVALNRLGLERSEQLLKRLPSLPVEEIPPVLSQFQLISQHASQQASGLFASRLARLWQEIHWGSLLFLSPLWPLALAYPKLLDTWELRVIHKGEDAAQVEEELFGVRIMALCQTMAEYWRLPQWVTQGYRLLLEEREQLALVLSIARDEDLLSQQHRLDAEPGLRRWFNQPANTVLLANNLALAAQVGWDNPHLLRWQLLTALYLQTSLEDVQQQVHQQAAASARRHARHALFHPAEALIWPWHQRRPHPDMLAPPPPSSDDLARWRKLCQDLLAQPSPFTNTVHLATQAGEALLACGMQRIMLLSLDKASDYLRVQQIAGLPKEAGALALQVSQNKLLQKLMAQAGQLRITPENHTQFSALLPPPLRALFRSEHVLLRSLAVNDQVLMLMVADQGCRPLADISVQAFGKTAQCTERALSVFVNRKG
- the motA gene encoding flagellar motor stator protein MotA, which gives rise to MAKIIGIIVVFASVLGGYVLSHGKIAALIQPFEVLIIGGAAFGAFLQANPGYMTMHVIKKSMKMFGSRFTHAYYLEVLGLVYEILNKSRREGMMAIEADIEDASASPIFAKYPTVLADERMTAFVCDYLRIMSTGNMAPHELEGLFDMELLSMKEELEHPSHAVTGIADGMPGFGIVAAVLGIVVTMASLGEGDQAAIGMHVGAALVGTFFGILAAYGFFGPLAKCLEHDAKEELNLYESIKASLVASASGMPPSLAVEFGRKVLYPKHRPSFAELEQAVRGR